The Arachis hypogaea cultivar Tifrunner chromosome 14, arahy.Tifrunner.gnm2.J5K5, whole genome shotgun sequence DNA window AATCAAAGATAAGAATACCATCATCAATGTAATCTTGACTAGAGTAACACAACCAATGAATAGCGCCATGTAAGAACCACCCAGAAAGTTGCTGCTTCCACCTACACATGGATTTGGGGAGTGCTGCATCGAGATTAATCCATGAATTGGTTCTCAACGAAAAGCAAACTAAACGGTGTTGCATGTAGTTATCAAGCCAAGATAGAACTATTAAATAGTCATCTCGTGATGCATCGAAACCAAATCCATATTGAATTAAATCATGGCACGGGACCTTAATATGAGAGTAAGATATTGTTTTGCTGGATCCAGTCACTGGATTCAATATAACAAGAAAATCTGGTTTTTTTAAGAGAACAAAGCCTCTGCAGGATCCCACGGTACGAAAAAGAGAACATGGCAATGATGGCATCTTCCTGGAAGGGAGAAATACCTCTTTGTGTGTTGGTGGTGCTGCTGCAACATCAAATAGCGTGTCGAGCTGAATACACCAAGCATGAGTACAGTTTTTTACCAAGAAGAAGTGCGAATGGGAAGATGCGGCAGAGTTGAGGTCGTAATGTGATTCCGCAAAGTCTCGATCGGATATGAGAGAGTGCCAAAGTTTTGAAATGAATCTGAGGCGAAACAGGTCTCTGGCGGGTACCCTTAGAAGGATTCGGTGAATGAGCTCTGGAGGGAGGATGTCATTCATGCCCAtgtgcttcctctccatgctcCTTCTCTTTTTGTTATGTGGTTAGGGTTGTGCGTTGTGACAATTCACATGTGATCTCCTATTTATAGATGGTCAAGcctgtaattttaatttaatttattttttataattatttttaaatatttaagtttttaaatttttatatttttaaatttaaaattaattatttaatttttctagcAATTAGACGATAATTTTTAGATATCATAGTAAACACTTTTATATATTTTCGTAATCAATCTTATAAAAATAGGGAATCACATCAATAAGGTCCAGTTTAGGTAAACGACTTAAATAAGCTCTTTTAGAAAAAActtaaagaataagaatttttattaataacagcttataaataagttattttgtatttgaatttttatttatagaaatacttattttaaagttttagcgtttggataaataactcaaaaaatacaatttttgttTTCACAAAAAATGGatattaaaataacgatgataacaaattcttttcaatattgaatgttgattttcTATAACCTAATCATTAAAATTACAATTGTTTAGACAATTAATTCTTTATAATAGCACAATAATAATAGcagctatataaaaataaaatcacatgaaaaaaataaaattaaaactgagatGTTATACCACACAcaatgttaaatacaaatttaataataaaaatagagtaataaaatgataaaaaaaaaactagaaggaATATATGCAATAGGTGGTTCAGAtggaatattattttaaaatggtGGTAGATGGTTAATATTTTCAGCAGATAAATCATTACATGAAAATGATGGTAGAAGGCCAATACTTCTAGCAGCTGATAGAACCTTGGATGAAAATGGTGATGGGGAGCCAAGAATGaaagtagatttttttattttgagatgTTTTTTTACGGAAATGATAGAATGACTTCTCGAAGAGCGCAAaagtcatatatttctactttttcaaaaaactttGAATTAACTTTTTGGAGaagttaaaagttttttttaaaataatgctAAACAAGCGTACAGtgacttttcataattcaaaaaaaaaaaaataaaataacttctaCTACTTtgaataacaaattttaatttagagTAATTTGTTACCGAATTAAATAAGAATATTAAATAAATCTAACTTTACTATTTTGTACGCTTTCCAAAATAACTTCTTAAAGGTAGaacttatatattttacttttataaaatttaaaatagtacaACTAAATATTCTATAAATATTgtcatttatttagtttttttaatattaatttaaaaaaaactaaaacaaacacATTCAAatatgtttagtatttttttaatttaaaaacaaatctaaaaaaaaagaataactaaattaaaatttaaaatttaaatcttcctAACACtaacacataataaataaaattctaaatattCTTTTGAATATAGATTTTAACTAGTCACCTCTCTACAAATTTAGAGCTGCAGCGCCTCCCCTCCTTGCCAAGTTCGTCTTCTCCAGGACCGCGCACCTTCTCCCGCGACGAGCTCCCCCTCCCCCTGCGAAGAACTTCTCCATCCGCGATGCGCAGTTCCATAGGCAACCCGCAGCACCCCCGCACGCCTCTTTCGTTCTAGGTCTCCTCCACCGCCACAATCCTTCTTCGTCTGAGATAATTCTACTTGCACAACTATGTATGATTGAGAGTTTTGTAAAATAAATGTTATGTAGATGTGCTAAACTCTAATTTTTAAAGAATAAGTAGCATTTTTGAATACAGAAACTtacctaataaaatttttttggaaaaaaatatcgATACGATATTTTTTATGGACCCATTAAgaagaaaactttttttttcaatagcCAATCCAAAACTAACCCTTTCCCTTTTAGTTTTAGGTTTTCAAGGCAATTTCAAGTCCCGGGAACCGGAGTTGAGTGAATTGGTATATGAATTGCGAAAAGCTCAACAATCCAAGCATGCATAAGAAGAAGAGGCTGAAGCACACAGTGAACAAAGCAAAAGAGGAATTCACCATGGAAAAAATGATGAATGACAAAAGCAAGAGCATCCACGACATCCTCCCTCTTAACCTGATTCACAAGAATCCTTCTGCGGGTGCCAATCAGACATCTCACTCGTCTCAGGTGTGTTTTCAAGCTGTGTTGCTCTCTCATTTCTGATCGTGACTTTGCTGAATTGCATTTTCACCACTATTCCGCTGCCACCAACGCATGCTTCTTCATGAAAAACGACACTATGGCTTACTTGGTTTATGGAACCCACTGACATCCAGCAAAAGAATATCCTACTCTCATATTGTTCATCGAAGTAAGCCCCATGGCCGTAGGATTGCCTACGATGTGTATCTGCATGGATTTGGTTATGATGCATCACATGATTATTACTTACTTCTTGTAGCTTGGTGCGATTGCTAAGGACAATATCATTtggatttaaatataatttattatgataaatttttttttttaccaaatatagGAAACTTGAACCCGTAatttcttaattgagtatgaagagactatgtcatttgagctatgaTAAATTAACTacatcaactaattgatttattatatatttaactattacataatttattataatttatattaatgtgatttagtagtattttttaatttatttcttttaatgttctgttagtattttttaatttatttttttatttattaaatcaaattaattatactaattatctgtattaattaattaattagattaattaattaatcattaaaataataaatttatataaaataggtTCTCGAGATATTTTTCActgataattaaatcaaattaaattatatttattgagctaaatttaaatcatgtgaattaaggactaaattaaaataagatgattttttacttattcaaattgaatgcaataaataaaattaattttgttagataattatGGTCTTCTggtcttctatatataaatagccacacaaaattataaaaatcatcattatttttatcggttttgctatttcaactctttttttttatgtataaatgtactcAAAATAAGAAGGTATGGATGAGTGTTTCATTAATCAATAGAGATTAGGGGTAAGGTTGCTCTTTATCAGTAGATTGGtataaagaagaagaacaattttttagatatatttttctttttgatataTATGAAGGGGGTAGGAGAAATTAAATTAAGGTTCATGATAAACAAAGCAATTTTTTAGTGTATATGAATAATGAAAtatattttggttttgatttttaaattgattcagagttaaaattataaaactaaagttaattgaattttgattaaattaaagAATTAGGGTTGTTTTtgttcaatataaaaaaaaagatatttaagtctttttatgaaaattaaataaaatttatttttatttttattaaagtataaGGATGATTTAGTAAAATCattgatatgatatatatttaaaaaaattaattattgacgtAAAAAATATAATCTACATGATATGTTTTAATTTatccatatttttattataatggtATGTATAAATTTATTGTCCTACCGAATCAAA harbors:
- the LOC112744240 gene encoding F-box/kelch-repeat protein At3g23880-like — its product is MERKHMGMNDILPPELIHRILLRVPARDLFRLRFISKLWHSLISDRDFAESHYDLNSAASSHSHFFLVKNCTHAWCIQLDTLFDVAAAPPTHKEVFLPSRKMPSLPCSLFRTVGSCRGFVLLKKPDFLVILNPVTGSSKTISYSHIKVPCHDLIQYGFGFDASRDDYLIVLSWLDNYMQHRLVCFSLRTNSWINLDAALPKSMCRWKQQLSGWFLHGAIHWLCYSSQDYIDDGILIFDLKERSFSKISMPKQLEGCHPINLIILGGCLALYWNDVDNNKTKIWVMKEYKVPSSWILIYEIPYGMPLCISNRSDIIALNFTQMYSNIRFAKYNVSGELLNYSPPPRPQYYHFSESFCVYTESLLLFSDDIKDWDKKKKTGQECFEQHDDVAKD